One segment of Corynebacterium atrinae DNA contains the following:
- a CDS encoding ABC transporter substrate-binding protein: MSFFKKSRTVTIALTAAVALTLSACSSGSSTSTDGAGNTDVAVGGERFSTADAETAKLGSDAEAGVFPRTVVHAAGTTEFTAEPKRVVVLDTGELDDVLTLGITPVGMVTTQGANPVPSYLADKVADVESVGSINELNLEAIAALEPDLILGSQLRADKLYPQLAEIAPTVFSIRPGYPWKENFLLIGDALGKEDAAVAALNDYADKVAVIRDSVEPDTTISAVRFMPERLRLYGNKSLLGVILRDAGLARPANQDIDDLAVEISPENIDEANADYIFYSSYGQPDATGETAVVEGSAWKALPAVADGKAFRVDDDVWFLGLGPTGARLIVEQLSEYLGVS; encoded by the coding sequence ATGTCTTTCTTTAAAAAGTCACGCACCGTGACCATTGCGCTGACGGCCGCCGTTGCCCTCACGCTCAGTGCCTGTTCTTCCGGCTCCTCCACCTCTACTGACGGAGCTGGCAACACCGACGTGGCCGTCGGCGGCGAACGTTTCAGCACCGCCGATGCCGAAACCGCCAAACTCGGCAGCGACGCCGAGGCCGGAGTCTTCCCCCGCACCGTCGTCCACGCCGCCGGTACCACCGAGTTCACCGCCGAGCCCAAGCGCGTCGTGGTCCTCGACACCGGAGAGCTTGACGACGTCCTCACCTTGGGCATCACCCCCGTCGGCATGGTGACTACGCAGGGCGCCAACCCCGTGCCCTCCTACCTCGCCGACAAGGTCGCCGACGTCGAATCCGTGGGCAGCATCAACGAACTCAACCTCGAAGCCATCGCCGCCCTCGAACCCGATCTGATCCTGGGCAGCCAGCTGCGCGCCGACAAGCTCTACCCCCAGCTCGCCGAGATCGCCCCCACCGTGTTCTCCATCCGCCCGGGCTACCCCTGGAAGGAGAACTTCCTGCTCATCGGTGATGCCCTGGGCAAGGAAGACGCCGCTGTCGCCGCCCTCAACGACTACGCGGACAAGGTTGCCGTGATCCGCGACTCCGTCGAACCGGACACCACCATCTCGGCCGTGCGATTCATGCCGGAGCGCCTGCGCCTTTACGGCAACAAGTCCCTGCTCGGCGTCATCCTCCGAGACGCAGGCCTCGCCCGCCCGGCCAACCAGGACATCGACGACCTCGCGGTGGAAATCTCCCCCGAGAACATCGACGAGGCCAACGCGGACTACATCTTCTACTCCAGCTACGGCCAGCCCGATGCCACCGGCGAAACCGCCGTCGTCGAAGGTAGCGCCTGGAAGGCACTCCCCGCCGTGGCCGACGGCAAAGCATTCCGCGTCGACGATGACGTCTGGTTCCTGGGCCTCGGCCCGACAGGTGCCCGCCTCATCGTTGAGCAGCTCAGCGAATACCTGGGCGTTTCTTAA
- a CDS encoding DedA family protein, which produces MSSNPQDERDEELEATEISETVEDPKDSPDVPSFISHPEKADKWLLFALFAMGIFSLSMIPLRAYLLSHPLAYTLLVGGYTSAVVSGANASVGNGLWLVYLLCTVIGAAKFVPIYWFMGKRWGMEFIDMSLQYMPRAHRFFQRAVSSESGKATALTLALIPAGYAPGPVPGNIVNAVAGLFKVKLWIVLAINVASILVINGIMMWLGFRYGEEVLDVVTIVNRYLLWFTLALLGVVFFRAWRQSQRKNAGA; this is translated from the coding sequence ATGAGTAGCAATCCGCAGGACGAGCGGGACGAAGAGCTGGAGGCCACGGAGATTTCGGAGACTGTGGAGGATCCTAAGGACTCCCCGGACGTTCCTTCCTTCATCTCCCACCCGGAGAAGGCAGACAAGTGGCTGCTGTTCGCACTGTTCGCCATGGGCATCTTCTCCCTCTCGATGATTCCCTTGCGCGCCTATCTCCTGTCCCACCCTCTGGCTTACACGCTGCTCGTCGGCGGGTACACCAGCGCGGTGGTCTCTGGCGCAAATGCCTCAGTGGGAAATGGCCTCTGGCTGGTGTACCTGCTGTGCACCGTCATCGGCGCGGCGAAATTCGTCCCTATCTATTGGTTCATGGGTAAGCGCTGGGGCATGGAATTCATCGACATGTCTCTGCAATACATGCCCCGAGCCCATCGCTTCTTCCAACGGGCCGTGTCGTCAGAGTCGGGTAAGGCGACGGCCCTGACCCTGGCGCTGATCCCCGCCGGTTACGCGCCGGGGCCTGTGCCCGGCAACATCGTCAATGCCGTCGCCGGCCTGTTCAAAGTCAAGCTGTGGATCGTCCTCGCGATAAATGTGGCCAGCATCCTCGTTATCAACGGCATCATGATGTGGCTGGGCTTCCGCTACGGCGAAGAAGTCCTTGACGTCGTCACCATCGTCAACCGCTACCTTCTGTGGTTCACGCTTGCACTATTGGGAGTTGTGTTCTTCCGGGCGTGGCGGCAATCGCAAAGGAAGAACGCCGGGGCTTAA
- the trmD gene encoding tRNA (guanosine(37)-N1)-methyltransferase TrmD: protein MRIDAVTIFPEYLDPLRHALLGKAIEQGILTVGVHDLRHWATDVHKSVDDSPYGGGPGMVMKPEVWGPALDDVAVGTVAHHSDLQSSLPHLDKPRHDDVEGVEKHSYDGGEESDLPLLIVPTPAGRPFTQADAQAWSNEEHIVFACGRYEGIDQRVIDDAAQRYRVREVSIGDYVLIGGEVAVLVITEAIVRLIPGVLGNRRSHEEDSFSDGLLEGPSYTKPRSWRGLDVPEVLFSGNHALVDRWRREQALLRTRAVRPELLVDADLTAADQAFLDQHLVEHLDEHLDEQGE, encoded by the coding sequence GTGAGAATAGACGCCGTCACGATCTTCCCCGAGTACCTCGACCCCCTTCGCCATGCCCTCCTGGGCAAGGCCATCGAACAGGGGATCCTCACCGTCGGCGTGCACGACCTGCGGCACTGGGCCACCGACGTCCACAAATCCGTCGACGATTCACCCTACGGCGGTGGTCCCGGCATGGTGATGAAGCCGGAGGTGTGGGGTCCCGCGCTTGACGACGTCGCCGTTGGCACCGTTGCACATCATTCGGACTTGCAGTCCTCTCTGCCTCACCTGGATAAACCGCGCCACGATGACGTAGAAGGCGTGGAGAAGCACTCCTACGACGGAGGGGAGGAATCGGACCTTCCCCTGCTCATCGTGCCTACGCCCGCGGGCAGGCCATTCACTCAGGCGGACGCGCAGGCGTGGTCGAACGAGGAACACATCGTCTTCGCCTGCGGACGCTACGAAGGCATTGACCAGCGCGTCATCGATGACGCCGCCCAGCGCTACCGCGTGCGCGAAGTGTCCATCGGTGATTACGTGCTCATCGGTGGGGAAGTGGCCGTCCTCGTCATCACAGAAGCCATCGTCCGCCTCATCCCCGGGGTCCTGGGCAACCGCCGCAGCCACGAGGAAGACAGCTTCTCCGATGGGCTCCTCGAAGGGCCCAGCTACACCAAACCGCGTTCGTGGCGCGGACTCGACGTCCCTGAGGTCCTCTTCTCCGGGAACCACGCCCTGGTGGACCGGTGGCGCCGCGAGCAAGCCCTGCTGCGAACGCGGGCCGTGCGACCGGAACTGCTTGTCGACGCCGATCTGACGGCTGCTGACCAAGCTTTCCTCGACCAACACCTCGTCGAACACCTCGACGAACACCTCGACGAACAAGGAGAATGA
- the rimM gene encoding ribosome maturation factor RimM (Essential for efficient processing of 16S rRNA), which produces MNENDVQIGRVIKPHGVRGELVVDPTTDDPAGRFAVGEVLTGKQTGKTLTLTVKSVRPHQNRLLVTFDEIPGRNEADTLRGLRFFAAPVVDDDEDAYYDHELVGLRVLNVGDVSEDEANARAYEGAQPEPVDIGEVTGVVRGPAQRLLEVALDEGGQALVPFVHAIVPIVDLDNEAIVITPPEGLLDL; this is translated from the coding sequence GTGAATGAGAACGACGTACAGATCGGCCGAGTGATCAAACCCCACGGCGTGCGAGGCGAGCTCGTTGTCGACCCCACGACCGACGATCCGGCGGGGCGTTTCGCGGTGGGAGAGGTGCTCACCGGTAAGCAGACGGGCAAGACACTGACGCTCACGGTCAAGTCGGTGCGCCCCCATCAAAATCGCCTGCTGGTCACGTTCGATGAGATTCCCGGGCGCAACGAAGCCGACACTCTCCGGGGCCTCCGCTTTTTCGCCGCTCCGGTTGTGGATGATGATGAGGACGCCTACTACGACCACGAGCTGGTAGGGCTGCGGGTTCTCAACGTTGGGGACGTCTCCGAGGACGAGGCCAACGCCCGGGCCTATGAGGGTGCGCAGCCGGAGCCAGTGGATATCGGCGAGGTGACCGGCGTCGTCCGCGGGCCCGCCCAGCGACTGCTCGAGGTTGCGCTCGACGAAGGTGGTCAGGCCCTGGTCCCGTTTGTCCACGCCATCGTCCCGATCGTGGATCTGGACAACGAAGCGATCGTGATCACCCCGCCCGAAGGGTTGCTGGACCTGTGA
- a CDS encoding cupin domain-containing protein, whose amino-acid sequence MTVLSLIDAAPSPKPARPRPAVQRLLQGDGANLIVFSFAPGQDLPDHQAAHPITVQCLSGTLDFTTGGEMVRLKPGMVVHLRDHIVHRVDCPPDAPDESNILLLTMLTGERHPDS is encoded by the coding sequence ATGACTGTCTTATCGCTTATCGACGCCGCCCCGTCCCCCAAACCCGCACGGCCCCGCCCTGCGGTGCAGCGTCTCCTTCAAGGAGACGGCGCCAACCTCATCGTCTTTAGCTTCGCTCCCGGCCAGGATCTCCCCGACCACCAGGCCGCCCACCCCATCACCGTGCAGTGCCTATCCGGCACCTTGGACTTCACCACTGGTGGGGAGATGGTGCGGCTGAAGCCGGGTATGGTCGTTCACCTGCGTGATCACATCGTCCACCGCGTCGATTGCCCACCGGATGCTCCGGACGAATCCAACATTTTGCTGCTGACGATGCTCACGGGTGAACGACACCCCGACAGCTAA